DNA from Candidatus Hydrogenedentota bacterium:
TTCTCATGACGGGCCCCACGGGAAGCGGTAAAACAACGACCCTCTACAGCGCACTCCTTAAGCTGAACAAAACAACGACCAATGTGGTGACCGTCGAAGATCCCATCGAATATGAGATGTTTGGCGTGAACCAAGTTCAGGTGCAGCAGCGAATAGGCTTTACTTTTGCGGAGGCATTGCGGCAGATACTCCGGCAAGACCCTGATGTGGTCATGGTCGGTGAGATCCGTGATGGTGAGACAGCTGACGTGGCGGTGAAAGCCGCCCTCACCGGGCATCTGGTGCTCAGCACCCTACATACCAATGATGCGGCCGGCGTCTTTCCCCGATTGATCGATATGGGCGTAGAACCCTTCCTTGTCCAATCCTCTGTTGCCCTCGCCGCCGCTCAGCGTTTGATGAAACGGGTATGCACCGAGTGTTCTCATTCTGTTGTCATCCCGCCCGATGTCTTAAAACGGGCGCAATATCAGCCTTTCAGTTATATTGAAAACGAAAATTTTGTACACGGTCAGGGCTGTTCAAAATGTAAGGATACGGGTTATAAAGGGCGTGTGGCGGTTGTTGAAGTAATGTTGAACTGGCCGGAACTGCAGGAGCTGGTGTTACGCCGTGCTTCGGGCCATGAAATCAAAAAAGCAGCTATGCAATGCGGTATGAAGACGCTGCGCAGAAACGCCCTCGCCAAAGCTGTAAAAGGGATTAGCACCATCGAACAGGTCTTGGATCATACCATTGCAGATTAAGCTCCTTCACTTCCAGTGGCACCGGTATGTGATCAAGCAAAAAGATCCGCGCCGCCGAAGACTATCTTCAAAAAAAGAGCACGAAGGGCGGTAAGCAGCCTCGCTTCGGGTGTGAACGTGAAAGAGCGCTTCTTTAGAAACTCGATAAATTGGGATAATCCTTGTAAAGTTTAAAATGAGTGTCTAAATCAACCTGATTTTCTTCCAAGCCAATAAAGGAAGGTATATGCACATTCTCAATATTAAAGATCTGTTGTCAAAGGCGATTGAAGAAGGCGCCAGTGACTTGCACATTTGTGCAGGAGTGCCGCCCATGATACGCGTGAATGGAAATGTGGATCCCATTCCAGGCTACAAGCGATTAACCGGCGAAGACACCCAAGAATTGATATACAGTGTCATGAACGAGGAACAGATCGCCAGTTTTGAAACGGACAAAGAATGTGACTTGTCTTTTGGAATTGAGGGGCTGAGCCGTTTTCGATTGAATGTATACCGTGATCGCGGCTCTGTGGTCGGCGCTTTCCGTGCTATTCCGTTGAGTATCATGTCATTTGAGGAGTTGGGATTGCCCCGTGTAATTGCTGAATTTGCAAACAGACCCACCGGATTGGTGCTCATATGCGGACCCACGGGATGTGGTAAATCAACCACTCTCGCCACCATTATTAACAAGATAAATAATGAACGAAAATGTCATATTATCACCATTGAAGACCCTATCGAATATCTTCATCATCACCGGCAGGCAATCATCAACCAGCGCGAAGTGTATTCCGATACAAACTCCTTTAACAACGCTCTGAAATACGTCTTGCGTCAGGATCCCGACGTCATTTTGATTGGGGAGATGCGCGACACGGAAACCATCCAAGCAGCGTTGACCGTCGCAGAAACAGGACACCTTGCCTTTGCAACGCTCCATACCAATGATGCGCTGCAGTCTGTGAACCGAATTGTGGACGTCTTCCCAACAGCGCAACAAGACCAAGTACGCACGCAGCTATCCTTTGTCTTGGAAGGAGTTGCCGTGCAGCAACTCATCCCCCGTATAGACGGCAGAGGGCGTGTGCTCGCCATGGAAATCATGATTCCCAATCCTGCCATCCGTTCGCTTATACGTACACAAAAACTCGAGCAAATACCGAGTATGATCGAGATTGGGAAAGGCGAGGGGATGATGACCATGAACCAATCCCTGTACCGCTTGTTGCGGCGCGGTGTGATCAGCACAGATATGGCTTTTAAGCGCAGCATGAATCCGGAAGGACTTCCGAGCTTGATCAACAAAGCAAACATGGAATAAGTCGGTCGGGTCTATTAAATCTGAAGTACACCCTGTGAGAATATCATGGACAAAGATGAAGACATTGGAATCGGACGTTCCGATCCCTCAATGACACATAGCCTGCCTGAAGACAATTCATTTCCTGTCCTTTGGTTCAGACGTCTCCTGATGTCCTTGCAGCCCGTTTACGACGGGCCTACCCTATGGCTGTGGTTCTTTGGCTTGGGGCGGATCGCCGTGCTGCTCGTCGTCCTCGCCGGAGCCGCCAAAGCCAGCACTTTTGAAGCGGGGCTCATTGCGCTCTACCTAGTCTTTTGTGCCGCCCTCGCCTGCAGTCTTTGGCATTTGGTCATACTTTATAGAGAACGGATCGTCAATGGCACGTTGACTTGGGCGCAGGTAGTTCTGGACTTTTGCATCATTAGCTTTGCGATCAGTCTATTGAGCGGCCAGTCCGATTACTACACCTTGTTATTGGTCATTGTGATTCTGGAATCAGGTATTTTGCTCGGTCTGATTCATGCCTTCGCCTTCGCAGTTGTCTCCATAATCTTCCTGTCTTTGTCCGGGCTGCATCAACAATACGAAGTCATCGGTTGGGTGCCGTATTGGTACAACCTGCTCATTCAATGGATTGTCATGATTTGCGCCGCTTTCTTGAGCGGCTACTGGAATCAGCGGCTCGGACTCATGAAACGGTTTCAGCGTGAGATACTGGACAATATGCTCAGCGGTTTTTTCGTTTGTGACCTGCAAGAAAAGGTGGTCCTCATCAATCAGTCGGGATGTGCCATTTTGGGGCTGAAAGAAACGGAGGTATTGGGCCGTTCCGTGGCGGATATATTGGTTTGTGATTTAGGAACAGAATGCCCCGTAGTCACAGCGCTGCATAGCGGACACAATTATATAGGCTATGAATTTCTATGCTGCCTTGCCGATGGTTCCACCAAGATGTTAGGCTTAACCACCAACCCCGTCTATGATTGGCTAGGGCGGCTCACATCGTTGATCGTTGTCTTTCAAGACCTCACCGAAACGGTGGCATTGCGGGAAGCAGTCAGACAACATGACCGTATGGTAGCGGCAGGCGCTTCTGCCGCAGAATTCGCCCATGAAATCCGCAATCCCTTGGCAGCCTTGCGCAGTGCCGTCGATGAAATGCAGCGTAGTCTTGACGCGCCTGCCTTGACGCAACGGCTTTGCAGCATAGCGCTGCGCGAATCCGAGCATCTGAGTAACATTGTCAATCGTTTCCTGGAATTTGTCCGCCTTCCCGATACGCCTCAAGTGGAGGTTGATATCAATGCATTACTGGATAAAACGATTACTTCATTCAAGCAGCGCTTTTCGAATTTGGAAATTGCAACGGATTTAGACCCCAAAAATCCGCATGTTCTTGGTGATGAAACACAATTTAGACAATTATGTGATAATATTCTTCATAACGCTGTGGAAAGTATCCAAGAAAACGGTACCATCACGGTAACCTCCCGAATCTTGGCTAACCATGTTGTGCTTCGCTTTGACGACACAGGATCCGGCATAGCGCCCGACAAAGCTATGAAAATTTTCGAACCCTTCTACTCTGAAAAAGAAAAGGGCTTAGGAATGGGGTTGGCGGTGTGCATGCGCATTGTTACCGCCTATAATGGTGATATTCGCGCCGCTGCCGCGCCCGGCGGAGGATTGTCTATTATTGTACGGCTGCCTTGTCGCGCCGACGCATAAAGCAATGTTATTGGAATTAAAATGTCTAAACGTGCATTTAAAATACTGGTTGTTGATGATGACGAAGGGCTCCGTGAAGTACTGGATATCGTTCTTTCTAATGCGGGCTATAATGTCATTACAGCGGCCTCTGTCGAAGAGGCACAATCCCCGCTCGAACGCGAACTTATTGATGTCGTAGTCACTGATTTGTATATGGGCCGGGATCGCAAGGCAGGATTACGACTCCTCGAATATCTCAATGAGAACCAACCTGATACGCCCGCGCTTATGATCACAGGACACGGCACCATCGAATCTGCCGTTGAGGCCATGCGCTTAGGGGCACTGGACTATTTGCAGAAACCTTTTAAGAGCAATGAAGAGGTGTTACTGCGCGTAGCACGCGCCGTAGAGAAACGGATCCTATTGCGCGAAAATAGGGCGTTCCGACTTGATCAATCCCGTACAGCCCATGTCAACACCCTTGTAGGCGACAGCCCGAAGTTTAAAAAAATGTTGGACATGGTGCGGCGCGTTGCAGGTCTGCCCAGCACTGTTGCCATTAACGGGGAAAGCGGCGTGGGAAAAGAGTTGGTCGCAAGAGCGCTCCATTCCTTGAGCCCCCGCGCAGAAAAACCCTTTGTGGCGATCAACTGCGGCGGCATTCCTGAAAACTTATTGGAGAGCGAGCTTTTCGGCTACAAAAAAGGTGCCTTTACCGGCGCACAGCAAGACAAAGAAGGTCTCTTTGTCGTTGCTGACGGCGGTACCCTTTTCCTCGATGAAATCGGAGAAATGCCCATAGCACTGCAAGTGAAATTGCTGCGTGTCTTAGATGACGGATCTGTTACGCCTGTCGGAGGCTTGTCGTCGAAAGCGGTAGATGTGCGCGTCCTTTCTGCTACCAATCGTAATCTTGCCGAAATGGTTGAACAAGGTACCTTCCGCAATGATCTCTACTACAGGCTGAATGTTATTCCCATTACTGTACCGCCCCTGCGTGAAAGAATATCTGATATTCCTTTGCTCGTCCGTTATCTTATAGCGCGTCATACGAAGAACCTGATCTGCAAGGAAAAATCCTTGTCGCCTGAGGCGCTAGACGCGTTGACCCGCTATGCCTGGCCCGGCAACATCCGGGAAATGAGTAATGTTCTCGAACGGGCTTTGGGATTGAGTGATCATGATGATATCCGTTTGGAAGATTTGCCCGCCCATATTCGCGACCTTCCCGATTCCCATCCGCCCAAAAAACCGATTCTCTTGGATGACTATATAGATTTGGAATCAGAAGTGGCGCAATTTGAGCGCGAATATATACAACACGCATTGGAACAATGTCATTATTCACTTTCTAAAACGGCGCAGCGATTGGGCTTGACACCCAGAACGCTCCGATACCGATTAGAAAAATATAACCTAACCACTGAATAAAATATCACATAAGATTTTGATTGAGAATTGTATAAAAGGGTACAATGCTCCAAACTCAAGGGAGACCAAATTATGAACCGACAAATTGCCATGTTTACCTGCATGGTGCTCGCTGTCAGTGCAGGCTTTTTGGGATGCGCCCGTGCTGCTCGTGACACTTCAGGATTTGCGTTGCGTGAAGAAACTGTAATCAATTCCTCTTTTGATGACGTTTGGCACGCAGTAAAACGTGCTGCACGTGAACAGGGCTATGATATCTATACCCGAGATAAACGCGGAGTTTTTGTCATCTATACCCCTCTCAAACGGATCTTATGGACACAGCCGCGACGGACTAAGCTGACCATTGAATTGGCGCAGCAATCTGCTGTTGAGACGGCCTTGTCCATTGAGAGTGTGCGCCAAGTCTATGGCGTTACGCTCTTGACCCATCCAAATTGGCATGACAGAAAGCAGACGGATCAAAGCTACTCTCAACTCCTCTTAGAAGGCATTTTAGCGCAGGTCGCCTCAGGCGTAGACAATGAGGAATTGGAAGATACGCAGGCGGAGCTTTCGGAAACCACGGAAACAGTGGAAGAACAGCCGCTCATTGATGCGCAGCCTTTGCCCGCAGAGCAAGAAGCAGAAACCGCCGCTGAAGAAGCAGAAGAAGTATCTCAAGACGAAGCCGTAGAAGTACCTGAAGCTCCTGTGTCAGATGACGACAAAGCTGCAGCTGACGCAGCTGCGATCAACTGATACGACACACTGCTTTCACACGGTACCTAGTAAGAGATTGGCATCGCTTGCCTGCAACCGAGCCTATGAATGTGCTTTTCACGACCGGCTTGTAACAGACGCTAAGGCGGGCTGCACAAGTACCGGTCGTTTCTATACAGCACGGACGCCCCTTTTATCAGGATAAGGGGATAGCTGTGCTCTTGCTAAAAAGTCGCGCCCTTCTTGTTACGACGCCATAAAAATATGATATCATTCCCCATGAAGTTGCCCTACGGAGAGGGCTTCGTGCAGCGTCTTATAGTATTCATTATCCCTTAGGGATGTCCTGAATCCATGTTTGTTTAATGGCGTTAATTGACATAGCGTGCTTGGCCTATACGTCGGTGTCGTTATCGCCCAACCCCTCACGGAGAGAGATCCTATGCGTTCCATTGCCTCTTTTTTTCGTCGCCACAAGATTCTTACGACTTTCTTGATTTTGATTATTCTGCTGGCATTGTGGGTTTTTAGTCTGCGGCGCAGTCCCCACCATTCCTACGAACTGGATTTCATGATTCCGGTGGGCGGTGTACCTACACAAGAACCGGGAGCCATAGAAGTTGGTGTTGCCAAGAGAGAGATTACCATTGACTTCGACACCCACGATACGTGGATTGACGGCAACGAAAACAGCGAATATGATATTTGGACCGATG
Protein-coding regions in this window:
- a CDS encoding type IV pilus twitching motility protein PilT encodes the protein MLNIKDLLSKAIEEGASDLHICAGVPPMIRVNGNVDPIPGYKRLTGEDTQELIYSVMNEEQIASFETDKECDLSFGIEGLSRFRLNVYRDRGSVVGAFRAIPLSIMSFEELGLPRVIAEFANRPTGLVLICGPTGCGKSTTLATIINKINNERKCHIITIEDPIEYLHHHRQAIINQREVYSDTNSFNNALKYVLRQDPDVILIGEMRDTETIQAALTVAETGHLAFATLHTNDALQSVNRIVDVFPTAQQDQVRTQLSFVLEGVAVQQLIPRIDGRGRVLAMEIMIPNPAIRSLIRTQKLEQIPSMIEIGKGEGMMTMNQSLYRLLRRGVISTDMAFKRSMNPEGLPSLINKANME
- a CDS encoding PAS domain-containing protein, coding for MDKDEDIGIGRSDPSMTHSLPEDNSFPVLWFRRLLMSLQPVYDGPTLWLWFFGLGRIAVLLVVLAGAAKASTFEAGLIALYLVFCAALACSLWHLVILYRERIVNGTLTWAQVVLDFCIISFAISLLSGQSDYYTLLLVIVILESGILLGLIHAFAFAVVSIIFLSLSGLHQQYEVIGWVPYWYNLLIQWIVMICAAFLSGYWNQRLGLMKRFQREILDNMLSGFFVCDLQEKVVLINQSGCAILGLKETEVLGRSVADILVCDLGTECPVVTALHSGHNYIGYEFLCCLADGSTKMLGLTTNPVYDWLGRLTSLIVVFQDLTETVALREAVRQHDRMVAAGASAAEFAHEIRNPLAALRSAVDEMQRSLDAPALTQRLCSIALRESEHLSNIVNRFLEFVRLPDTPQVEVDINALLDKTITSFKQRFSNLEIATDLDPKNPHVLGDETQFRQLCDNILHNAVESIQENGTITVTSRILANHVVLRFDDTGSGIAPDKAMKIFEPFYSEKEKGLGMGLAVCMRIVTAYNGDIRAAAAPGGGLSIIVRLPCRADA
- a CDS encoding sigma-54-dependent Fis family transcriptional regulator; protein product: MSKRAFKILVVDDDEGLREVLDIVLSNAGYNVITAASVEEAQSPLERELIDVVVTDLYMGRDRKAGLRLLEYLNENQPDTPALMITGHGTIESAVEAMRLGALDYLQKPFKSNEEVLLRVARAVEKRILLRENRAFRLDQSRTAHVNTLVGDSPKFKKMLDMVRRVAGLPSTVAINGESGVGKELVARALHSLSPRAEKPFVAINCGGIPENLLESELFGYKKGAFTGAQQDKEGLFVVADGGTLFLDEIGEMPIALQVKLLRVLDDGSVTPVGGLSSKAVDVRVLSATNRNLAEMVEQGTFRNDLYYRLNVIPITVPPLRERISDIPLLVRYLIARHTKNLICKEKSLSPEALDALTRYAWPGNIREMSNVLERALGLSDHDDIRLEDLPAHIRDLPDSHPPKKPILLDDYIDLESEVAQFEREYIQHALEQCHYSLSKTAQRLGLTPRTLRYRLEKYNLTTE